The genomic interval GAGGCGCCGGCACGCTCCTGTCGCTGCTCGGCCAGGGCGCGGGCCGAGCGCGCCGCGGCTTCGAGGTCCGCGACGACCTTGTCCTGGCCGACGACGTCGTCCCACACGCTCATACTCACGCGCCCAGGCTAGCGGCAGCCGGTGACAGCCTCAGCGCCCTGAGTGTCTGCGGTGCCGGCGTGGCCGGCAGCGCGGCTCCTCAGCAGAGTCAGGACGGCAGCCCGGACCTCAGCAGCCACCACATCGACCGGCCAGTCGGCATCGATGACGGCGAAGCGCTCGGGCTCGGCCTGCGCAAGCGTGAGGAACTGCTCGCGCAGAGCGACACGGAAGGAGTCGGGCTCACGTTCGAGGCGGTCCTTGCCGCCCCGGTCCGCGGTGCGCCGCTCCGCCAGCCCGGGCTCGGCGTCGAGCAGGACGGTCAGGTCCGGCAGCAGACCCTCGGTGGCCCACAGGGACAGGTCGCGGACCTCCTCGGCCCCCAGTGCGCGGGCAGCGCCCTGGTAGGCGACAGAGGAGTCGAGGTAGCGGTCGGTGATGACGACGGCGCCGCGCTCAAGCGCCGGTCGGATGAGCGTGTCGACGTGGTGGGCTCGGTCGGCGGCGTACAGCAGGGCCTCGGCGCGGGGGGCGACGTGGCCGCTGTGCAGGAGCAGGCGGCGGATCTCGCCCCCCAGCTCGGTGCCTCCCGGCTCGCGGGTGACGACGACGTCGGCGCCCGCCTCGCGCAGGCGGGCAGCCAGGCGCTCAATCTGCGTCGTCTTGCCGACGCCGTCGCCGCCCTCGAAGGACACGAAGGTCCCCGATGTGCTCGAGCGGGCAGTCGTGGCTCCGGAGGGCGGGCTGGTCACGGCCACAGGCTAGTCGAGGGCGGCGGGGACTCCTCCCCGCCGCCCTCGACCGGTGAGCACGTGCTCAGTCGTCGCCGTCGGCGGACTGCTGACGCACCGTGTTGTTGAAGCCCGTGTCGTCCACCGTTGGCGGGTTACCCGCGTAAATGACGTCGACGTAGGTTCCCGTGATCGTCACGGAGGCGACGTCCTCGACGTAGACATCGATGAAGGAGCCCGAGATGACGAGGTGGTCCACCGAGGTGGCGGCGATATCGATCTCCGTGCCCGTCAAGGTCATCGTGTCGACGTGGTCGCGCACGATGGCGTTGACGAAGGCGGAGTCGATCATCACCTGACCGTTCGTGGGAGACATGACGGTGGCGTCGGCATTGTTGAGCAGCTCGAGCCAGCCGGGCTCCACGATGTTCGGGTTCGCGCCGGCGGGGGCCGCTGCCGTGCTGGCGGAGCCGGAGTCGTCACCGGAAGCGGGCTGGCCGCCGTCCTGCTGAGCGGTCTGGGTCGAGGTGTTGTCGGAGCTGTCCGGCGTTCCGATGCTGATCGAGCAGGCACCGAGCGACAGGGCGAGGGCAAGGGCGGCGGTCGTGGCGGCGGCGCGACGGGTCAGGGTGGTCATGGTGCGTGTTCCTCTCGTGGGTACGGGTGTCGAAGGATGTCGGAGGGGCGGGTGGGCCGGGCCGTGACGGGGCGCCGGTGCGGGCTCAGAACACCGGGATGTAGATCTCGACGCGGCGGTTGAGCTGGCGGCCAGCCGGGTTGTCCGAGCCGTCCGGGTTCTCGTTGGGGGCCACGGGCCGGGTCTCGCCGAAGCCCTGGGCGTCGAGGGAGGCGGTCGCGCCGGAGCCGATGAGCGCCTCGACCACGGCCTGGGCGCGCTGCTCGGACAGGGTTTGGTTGAAGGCGTCGTCGGACACGGAGTCGGTGTGCCCGTAGACGTGGGCCTGCGGGGCTCCGGCCTCGTTGAGCACCTGGACGAGCTCGGTGAGCGTGGTCGCCGCCTCGGGGCGGACCTCGGAGGAGCCGAAGTCGAACAGGACGCCGTCGGAGAGGGTGATGACCGTCCCGCAGGCCTCGACCGGCTGGACGGCGTCGATGCTGGGGAAGCGGCCCACGTCCGGGACCTTGGGCAGCGGCGCGGCCTCCACGGTGATGCTGCCGGTCACCGAGACGACGTGCGCCGTCCCGTCGCCGTTGTTGGTGATGCGCAGCCCGGCGTCGGAGTAGGTGCCCGTCCCGTCGCCGTTGTTGATGATGGACGTGGAGGCGTCGCTGTAGCCGCCCGAGCCGTCACCGCTGACGACGATCGACGTGGAGGCGTCGCTGTAGCTGCCCGAGCCGTCACCGTTGACGACGACGGACACCGCGGCGTCGGAGTACGAGCCCGATCCGTCGCCGTTGACGACGATGGACACCGCGGCGTCGGAGTACGAGCCCGATCCGTCGCCGTTGTTGATGATGGACGTGGAGGCGTCGCTGTAGCTGCCCGAGCCGTCACCGTTGTTGACGACGGAGGAGCTGGCGTCGCTGACGGCGACGCTGCCGTCCCCGCCGATGACGGTTGAGCCGCCGGCGAGGACGCCCTGCTCGTCGCAGCGAGCCGGGGAGACCGTGATGCCCGGCCGGGAGGTCAGCGACGTCGTCAGGTTCGGGGTGAAGCGGCCGGTGGACGCGGTCAGCAGGCCGAGGTCCGGAAGCGTGAACAGCGGAACCGGCGGGATCTCCCCCACCTGGTAGCCCGGCACCGCGAAGGAGGAGTCGGCCGGTGCGGAGGCGGACGGGCTCGGCCGGCTCGACGCGGGAGCCACGGTGGTCTGCGCCGCGGGGGCGGCCGACGTCGTGTCCGCCGTCGTCCCGCAGGCGACGAGGGTGAGTGACAGGCCGACGGCGCCGCACAGGACGGCACCACGGCGAGCGAGAACGGCGGGAGACATGCGGTTCATGGTGAGAAACACCTTCAACTGGTCGGAGTGGACAAGGTTGAGGGGAGGTGAGGATGTCATAACAAGACGATGGTCCCGTTGACACAAGGCTAAGGTCGTCACTGTCGCATCCCGGTCGCAGCGATGTCGCAATCGTGCGACATACAAGGGGTGTGTCACTCAGGCCTAGTCAGAGATGGGAGCCGGAAGAAGAACGGCGGAATCATGCGGGTGTCTGTCGTGCCCGGCACTTGCGACTAGGGATGAGTGACACGCCGGCCTCGCGGGCCCGCCGCCGGCAGCGTCAGCAGGACCCGCGTGCCCACGCCTGACGCGAGGCCATGGACGCGCTGCCGCCGTGGCGCTCCATGATCGTGCGCACGAGGGCCAGGCCGAGCCCGGAACCGGGCAGCCCGTGGGCGTTGCTCGCCCGTCCGAGCTCGGTGAAGACGAGGTCGAGCTCGTCCTGGGGCACGCCGATGCCCGTGTCGGCCACCTCGATCGTCACCGTGCCGCTCTCCTCACGGCCGCTGACCTCCACGACCCCGCCCGAGGGCGTGTACTTGGCCGCGTTGGAGATGACGTTGTAGACCGCGGAGTACAGCAGGTCGCCGTCGGCCATGACCTGGGGCAGGGGCCAGGGGACCTGGGGCATGTTGAGCCGTACCCGCACGGGGGCGCCCCGGCCCGCGGCCTCCTCGATCACCGCGTCCACGGCGTCCTGGACCGTCTCGACGACGTCGACGGGCTCCATGTTGAGCGGCGAGGTCTCCAGCTCTGCGAGCTTGCGCAGGTCGGTGAGCAGGCGGCTCATCCGTCGCGACTGGGCGTCGATGACCTCGAGCCCGCCGCGGACGGGGGCCGGGACGTTCTGCTCGCCGACGTCGGCGGCGGCGCGCACGGCCGTCAGCGGGTTCTTCAGCTCGTGGTCGAGGCGGCGCAGGAACTGGCGGTGGCGGTTGCGCGCCTCCTCGGCCGCCACCTGGGCGGCCTCCCGGCGCGCGGCGCTCACGAGCCGGCGCGTGCGCGAGACGACGCCGACGAGCACCGCGACGACGACGATGAGGACGAGCCCCGCCGTGGCCGCCACCGCCCACAGATCCCCGCTGACGGTCAGGACGGTCCCGCGCGTCATCGCCCAGACGACGAGCGAGACGAGGGCGACGAGGACGAGAGCGCCGCCCCAGGGCAGCGCGCGCGCTAAAAGGGGGCGCCGCCGTCGGGACGCGGACGAGGCACTCACCCGCTCACCTTTGCGCAGAAGCGGTACCCCCCTGAGGGGACGGTCTCGATGTAGGTGGGGTCGGTGGCCGTGTCCCCCAGGGCCCGGCGGATCTCACGGATACGGTGGTCGACGGCCCTCGTCGAGGAGGCGAAGTCGATCCCCCACAGAGCGGCGAGCAGTCCGTCACGGGTGTGGAGCTCGCCCGGGTGGCTCATGAGGTAGTCGAGCAGTGTCACCGCCTTGGGGGTGAGCATGACCTCGCGGCCGTCGAGCTCGACCCTGCGGCGGCTGCGGTCGAGGACGAGAGCACCGGCGGTGAGGACCGTGGCGGCCGTCAGCGGCCTGGCGACCCCCCGGCTGCGTCGCAGGACCGCGCGCACGCGCGAGGCAAGCTCGGCCGGGTCGAAGGGCTTGGACAGGTAGTCGTCCGCGCCGTCGTCGAGCGCCGAGATCCGCTCGTAGGAGGCGTCGAGCTGGGTCAGAAGGATGACCGGCGTCCACGTGCCCTGGGAGCGCAGCCGACGGACGAGCTCGCGCCCGTCCATGCGTGGCATGAGGACGTCGGTGACGACGATGTCGACCCGGTTGGCGGCGAGGACGTCGAGGGCCTCGAGGCCGTCGGAGGCGAGTAGGACGCGCAGGCCCGTGCGCTCGAGGTAGGGCCCCAGCGACGTGCGGATGGAGGCCTCGTCGTCGACGAGCAGGAGGGTGCCGGTCGGGGTGGGCGGGGAGGACGCAACCACGGGATCGTCTCCTGTCCGGTGCCGGGGAGGGTCAGCCGAGCGGCTCGACGGTGGAGCCCGCGCCCTCGACGCTCACCGGCGTCTGCTCGAGGACGGCGAGCCAGCCGGCGTCGGTAACCCCCTCGGTCGACGGCGCCGCAGCCTGCCCGCCGTCGGACTGCGCCGCCGTCGAGGAAGCGGCGGACGAGCCGGAGGACTCGGCGGAGCCGCAGGCGGCGAGGGCGGGCAGCGGACGGGAGGGGAACATGGCACCACCTCGGTGACAGCGGGATCGTCCCGCGGGGAGTCGGACAACCGCGCGTGGCCCGAGGCCGCGTCGCGCGACCGACGATACCGCGCCTGCCGGGCGCGAAGGTCTCCGTCCCAGCGGCTCTTCCGCTCAGTCCTCGTCCGTGTCGGCGGAGCCGGGCTCGCGCTCCAGGCGGTCCGTGGCACCCCGGACGGCGGTGCGCTGCCGGGTCAGGGCGGGGTTGGCGTCCAGCGGGATGGTCGGCTCCGGCAGCAGGCCGCCGGTGGCCCATCGGGAGAGGTCACGTACCTCGGTGGGGCCGAGCGCCCGGGCAGCCCCTTGGTAGGCGACGGAGGAGTCCAGATAGCAGTCGCAGACACTCTGTGTGTGTATCGGTGAGGACCGGCAGGACAGCACCCTTTGTGGAATCACACAACATTCTCCGGTGGTTCGCAAAACCCCAGAACGCGGCCACCGTGGGTAAAGGGCGATATTCCCCTCATTGCTGGACACAGTTCCCGCGTCCCCGGCAATGACCTTCGTCACTTTCGGACAGATGTACCACTTCGCCTGCACAACCCCTGGTGGCTTACCGCAATATCGGTACACTTGTACCACTCGATCGGTGATCCGTTGCACAGCTGGCGCTACAACGACAACAGTCCCACCCACCAGGCAGACGAAGACGTCTGGAGAAACATGCGACCTTATATCGGCTCAGAGATCGGGGAGCTGGAGACCGTCATCCTCCACCGCCCCGGCACAGAAATGCTCCGACTCACCCCGGAGAACAAGGACGACCTGCTGTTCGACGACGTCCTGTGGCTCGAACGCGCCCAGGAGGAACACGATCAGTTCGCCAAAGTACTCACCGACCACGGCGTCCAGGTCCTCTACCTGCGCGACCTGCTCTCCCAGACCCTGGAAGTCACCGAGGCCAAGAGCTACCTGGTCAAGGAGGTCCTAAGCGCCTGTGAGAGCGGCTGCGGCGGCGACAGCAGCATCCAGCACTGGGCAGAGCGGCTCTCCCCCACCGACCTGGCTGACGTGCTGATCGCCGGCATCACCAAGGAGGAGCTTCTAGAGCAGCTGCCCACAGTCTCCTCCATGACCCTGGCCACCATGGGCAACGACGACCTCCTGCTGCCCCCGCTGCCCAACCACCTCTTCACCCGCGACTCCTCCAGCTGGGTCTACCAGGGCGTGTCCATCAACGCCATGCAGCACCCCGCCCGTCGTCGTGAATCCCTCAGCTACCGGGCCATCTACCGCTGGCACCCGCTGTTCGCCGGGCAGGACTTTCCCCTGTGGTGCGACGGCGACACCAGCCCCGGAGTCACCATGGAAGGCGGTGACATCCAGATACTCGGCAACGGTGCCGTCATGATCGGGGTCTCCGAACGCACCTCCTCCCAAGGCGTCGAACAGCTGAGCGCCGCCCTGTTCAAGGGCGGGGTGGAGCAGGTGATCGCCGTCCACATGGCCAAGAACCGGGCGCAAATGCACCTGGACACCATCATGACGATGGTCGACCACGGCACCTTCACCAAGTACGTGGGCGCCGGGATGATGCCCACCTACACACTGCGCCCAGGCGACGACGGCAGCATCCACACCACCGAGAACCCCCCCGAGGCCATGAACGACGTCATCGCCCAAGCCCTAGGAGTGGACTCGATCATCACCCTGACCACCCCCCAGGACTCGCGCGCCGCCGCCCGCGAGCAGTGGAACGACGGCGCCAACACCCTGGCTATCGCCCCCGGCGTGGTAGTCACCTACGAGTCCAACGTGAACACCAACGAGTACCTGACCGCACAGGGCATCACCGTGCACACCATCCCCGGCTCCGAGCTGGGACGGGGCCGGGGCGGCCCACACTGCATGAGCTGCCCCGTGTCCCGCAAGCCCCTCACCTAAGCAAGACCCCCGCAACCAGTTAAGGAAAAGGAGACCCCATGCCACACCCTCTTTCCGGCCGGAGCTTCCTCAAGGAGCTCGACTTCACCGCCAAGGAGTGGAGCATCCTGCTGAACCTTGCCGCCCAGCTCAAGGCCGACAAGAAGGCTGGCAGGGAGGTGAAACGGCTGACCGGCAAGAACATCGCCCTGCTGTTTGAGAAGACCTCCACCCGCACCCGCTGCGCCTTCGAGGTCGGCGCCCACGACCAAGGCGCCCAGGTCACCTACCTGGACCCCTCCGGCAGCCAGATGGGGCACAAGGAGTCCGTGGCGGACACAGCCCGCGTGCTCGGGCGCATGTTCGACGGCATCGAGTTCCGTGGCAAGCGCCAGGACCACGTCGAGCAGCTCGCTGAACTCTCCGGCGTGCCGGTGTGGAACGGCCTGACCGATGAGTGGCACCCCACCCAGGCCCTAGCCGACCAGCTCACCATGATCGAGCACTCCGGCAAAGACCTGAAGGACGTGTCCCTGGCCTACCTGGGAGACGCCCGCAACAACGTCGCCAACTCCCTGCTAGTGGCAGGGGCCCTCATGGGTATGGACGTGCGCCTCGTGGGCCCGGCGGCCCTGCACCCCGCCGCGGAAGTCATCGCCCACGCCGAGCGCCTGGCCCAGGAGTCCGGTGCCAAGATCACCGTCACCGACGACGTCGCTGCAGGCGTCACAAGCGTGGACTTCCTGTACACGGACGTGTGGGTGTCCATGGGCGAGCCCAAGGAAGTCTGGGACGAGCGCATCGCCCTGCTCAAGCCCTACCAGGTCAACGGTGAGCTGGTGAAGCTCACCGGCAACCCGCGGGTCAAGTTCCTGCACTGTCTGCCCGCCTTCCACGACCGCCTCACTACCATCGGCGAGGACATCTACCACAAGACCGGCCTGGACGGTCTGGAGGTTACCGACGACGTCTTCGAGACCGACGTCAACATCGCCTTCGACCAGGCGGAGAACCGCATGCACACCATCAAGGCCGTCATGGTGGCGACCCTGGGGCACTGGGAGGACTGAGCCATGCGCGTCGTCGCCGCCCTGGGCGGGAATGCCCTGATGCGCCGCGGGGAGAAGCCCGACGCCCGCATCCAGATCGCCAACGTGGAGGTGGCCGCCCGGCAGCTGGCAGCCATCGCCGAGAAGCACGAACTCATCATCACCCACGGCAACGGCCCCCAGGTGGGCACCCTGGCCCTGCAGTCAGCCAATGACGAGCGCCTCTCCGAGCCCTACCCGCTGGACACCATCGGGGCGCAGACCCAGGGCATGATCGGCTACTGGCTGCTGCAGGCCATGCAGAACGCGCTGCCGGGGCGCCACGTGGCCTCGCTGGTGAGCCAGACCCTGGTCATGGCCGGGGACCCGGCCTTCACCAACCCCACCAAGTTCGTAGGCGAGGTCTACGAGGAGCAGGAGGCCCGCGCCCTAGCTGCGGAGAAGGGCTGGACCGTCAAACAGGACGGCAAGCACTGGCGCCGCGTCGTCGGCTCCCCCAAGCCCCAGCGGGTCATCGAGACCCGCATGGCCCGCATCCTGATCCAGGCCGGGGCCGTGGTGATCTGCTCCGGTGGGGGCGGCGTGCCGGTGATCCGCAACGCCAAGGGCAAGCTCCAGGGCGTGGAGGCCGTGGTGGACAAGGACCTGACCGCCGCCGTGCTCGCCGAGCACCTGGAGGCCGACGTCCTGCTGATCCTCACCGACGTCGACGGGGTCTGCACGGACTTCGGCACCCCGGCACAGAAGCGCGTGGACCGGGCCACTCCCGCATCGCTGCGGGCCATGGACCTGCCGGCCGGGTCCATGGGCCCCAAAGTGGAGGCCGTGTGCCGCTTCGTCGAACTCACTGGTGACATGGCGGCAATCGGACGTCTAGAGGACGCCGCCGCCATCATCGAGGGCATGGCAGGCACCGTGGTCACCGCCGGCGGCAACTACGGCGGCCCGGACGACATCCGCCCACCGCTGCCAGAACCCGCTCCCGACCGCCTGCGCTCGTCCTAAGCCACGCAGGCCACCACCCACCGCGCAAGGAGGAGCCCACCCACACCGGAGACCACCAGCACACTCCACCAACCACCACGTCAAGAAACCAGAGACACCATCACAAAGGAGTGAACACCATGACGAAGATCGTCAACTCTTGGAACGACTTCGACCCACTGAAGCACGTGATCGTCGGTCGCGCAGAGAACTCTGTCATCCCACCCGAGGAGCCCGCCACCTCTGAGAAGGTGCCGATCGACTCGGAGATGCGTGGCATGTGGGGCCCCCGCCCCCTGGAGACTGTGGAGAAGGCCGCCGCCCAGCTCGACTTCCTGGCCAAGACCCTGGAGGAGCACGGCGTCAAAGTGGACCGCCCCACCCCGTTGCAGTGGAACCAGCACATCCAGACGCCGGACTTCCGCAACGACTCGATGATGACCTGTATGCCGCCGCGCGACATCCTGCTCACCATCGGCAACGAGATCATGGCCTCCGCCAACTCCTTCCGCTGCCGGTACTTCGAGTACCTGGCCTACTGGCCGCTCATGAAGCAGTACTTCGACGAGGACCCCGAGTTCAAGTGGACCCAGGCCCCGCGTCCCCGCCTGACCGACGCCTCCTACAAGCACAACTACTACGACGAGAAAATCTCCTTGGAGGAGCGCCTGGAACGCACCGCCGCCAAGGACTTCGTCACCACTGAGGTTGAGCCCATGTGGGATGCCGCCGACGTGCTGCGCCTGGGCAAGGACCTGTTCATCCAGCACGGCCTGACCACCAACCGCACCGCCATGGAATGGTTCAAGCGTTACTACCCGGACCTGCGGGTGCACGCCGTGAACTTCCCCGGCGACCCCTACCCGATCCACATCGACGCAACCTTCGTGCCGCTGCGGCCAGGCCTGATCATCAACAACCCGCACCGCCGCCTGCCCGAGGAGCAGCGCAAGATCTTCGAGGCCAACGACTGGCAGATCGTCGACGCCGCCATGCCGGCCCACGACACCCCGCCGCCGCTGTGCTACTCCTCTGTCTGGCTGTCCATGAACTGCCTGGTCCTAGACCACAAGACCGTCATCTGCGAGGCCTCCGAGGTCCACCAGATGGAGCAGATGGACAAGCTCGGCATGAACGTCATTCCCGTTCCGTTCCGCGACGCCTACCCCTTCGGTGGCGCCCTGCACTGCGCCACCGCGGACGTGTTCCGCGAGGGTGGCTGCGAGGACTACTTCCCCAACCAGGTCGAGGACCCGACCCTCGTCTGAGTGGGACCGTGCCGGGGTGGATGCGGCATGCCCGCCGCCCCACCCCGGCCACCTGGGGGTGGCGGTCCCCGCGGGCCGCCACCCCCACCCTCACCACCCCCTGAACGTCAAGGAACAACATGAACACGAGCCCTGCCGAGACAACGACGTCCGGCGAGTACGTCATGAACAAAAAGCTTGGCGCCCTGGCCATGCTCCTGTCCGCCACGGGCATGGGCCTGGTAGGCACGCTCTCCCGCGGCGCGACCCTCGGTCTGGCCACGGAGGACAAGGCCGTCATCGGTTCCTTCCTGGCCTTCGGGCGCATGACCTTGGGACTGATCGGCTTCACGCTGATGCTCTTCATGTTCAAGAAGACAGGGCTGTTCCGGACCACCCGGCTCAGTCCCGCAATCGCCATGGGAGGTATCAGCATCGGCCTGTCCCTCGGCTTCTACATCTCCTCCACCCTGATGACTTCGATCGCTAACGCGGTCTTCCTGATCTACACCGGCCCTCTGTTCTGCACCATCCTGGCGCGTATCTTCCGCAAGGAGAAAGTGAGCCCCATCAACGGGTTCTTCCTGCTCCTGGTATTCGTGGGCATGCTGCTCACCATCCAGATCATCAACTATGAGAACGGCTCGCTGACCTTCGGTCTGGACCTGTCAACCGCCTCCACCGAATACCCCCGAAAGCCCCTGGGAGACCTCTTTGGGCTGCTGTCCGGCGTGTTCTACGGCATGGCCCTGTTCTTCAACGGGTACCGTAAGGATGTGGACTCCTTCGTCCGCGGCACCTGGAACTTTGCCTGGGCGGTCGCCGCCACCGCCTGCATGTCCCTGATCCTGCGGCCCTGGCACGGCGTGTCCACCCTCACCGCCACCAACTGGGCGTGGGCCGTCGGGCTGTTCTTCTTCTGCGGCCTATTCGCACTTGGTTTCCTGGTGGTCGCCGGACGCAACCTGCCTGCCGTGGAGATGTCCACCATCTCCTACTGGGAGTGCGTGGTCGCCATCATCTGCGGGTTCTTCTTCTTCAAGGAGACCCTGACCCCCATCGGAGCCCTGGGCGGTTTGCTGATCGTCGGTGGCGGTTTCGCACCAATCATCGTTGACGCGGTCAACCACCGCCGCGAGGTTGCCACTAGCACCGTGAGTACCTGACGGGAGCAGACTCAAATGACTACCACCGTCCGTTCTAAACCTGGCCATACCACCCAGGAAGCCCACGAGCACGCCGTGGCTGTGCGTCGTGCGGCTGAGGCCTCCTTCATCGGCAACTTCATCGAGTGGTTCGACTACGCCTCCTACGGTTACCTGGCCGCCGTAATCGGAAACGTATTCTTCCCAGAACTAACCCCCACCGCCCGGCTGCTGTCCTCCTTCGCCGTATTCGCCACCAGCTTCCTCCTGCGACCCGTAGGCGCGGTCATCTGGGGGATCCTGGGCGACAAGCGTGGACGCCGCTGGGCCTTGTCCTGGTCCATCCTCATCATGTCCGGCGCCACCTTCCTGGTGGGTGTGCTGCCCGGGTACGCCCAGATCGGTATCTGGGCCGCCGTCCTGCTCGTGCTGCTGCGTATGTGCCAGGGCTTCTCCGCCTCCGGTGAGTACGCCGGGGCGGGGACCTTCCTGGCCGAGTATTCCCCGCCCGGCAGGCGCGGCGTGTACGTGTCCCTGGTGCCCGCCTCCACCGCTGCCGGTCTGCTGGTCGGTTCCCTGTTCGCATCCGGCCTGTACTGGTACCTGGACGACCAGGCCATGTCCGCCTGGGGC from Actinomyces respiraculi carries:
- a CDS encoding OmpA family protein, which encodes MSPAVLARRGAVLCGAVGLSLTLVACGTTADTTSAAPAAQTTVAPASSRPSPSASAPADSSFAVPGYQVGEIPPVPLFTLPDLGLLTASTGRFTPNLTTSLTSRPGITVSPARCDEQGVLAGGSTVIGGDGSVAVSDASSSVVNNGDGSGSYSDASTSIINNGDGSGSYSDAAVSIVVNGDGSGSYSDAAVSVVVNGDGSGSYSDASTSIVVSGDGSGGYSDASTSIINNGDGTGTYSDAGLRITNNGDGTAHVVSVTGSITVEAAPLPKVPDVGRFPSIDAVQPVEACGTVITLSDGVLFDFGSSEVRPEAATTLTELVQVLNEAGAPQAHVYGHTDSVSDDAFNQTLSEQRAQAVVEALIGSGATASLDAQGFGETRPVAPNENPDGSDNPAGRQLNRRVEIYIPVF
- a CDS encoding arginine deiminase, whose translation is MRPYIGSEIGELETVILHRPGTEMLRLTPENKDDLLFDDVLWLERAQEEHDQFAKVLTDHGVQVLYLRDLLSQTLEVTEAKSYLVKEVLSACESGCGGDSSIQHWAERLSPTDLADVLIAGITKEELLEQLPTVSSMTLATMGNDDLLLPPLPNHLFTRDSSSWVYQGVSINAMQHPARRRESLSYRAIYRWHPLFAGQDFPLWCDGDTSPGVTMEGGDIQILGNGAVMIGVSERTSSQGVEQLSAALFKGGVEQVIAVHMAKNRAQMHLDTIMTMVDHGTFTKYVGAGMMPTYTLRPGDDGSIHTTENPPEAMNDVIAQALGVDSIITLTTPQDSRAAAREQWNDGANTLAIAPGVVVTYESNVNTNEYLTAQGITVHTIPGSELGRGRGGPHCMSCPVSRKPLT
- the arcC gene encoding carbamate kinase: MRVVAALGGNALMRRGEKPDARIQIANVEVAARQLAAIAEKHELIITHGNGPQVGTLALQSANDERLSEPYPLDTIGAQTQGMIGYWLLQAMQNALPGRHVASLVSQTLVMAGDPAFTNPTKFVGEVYEEQEARALAAEKGWTVKQDGKHWRRVVGSPKPQRVIETRMARILIQAGAVVICSGGGGVPVIRNAKGKLQGVEAVVDKDLTAAVLAEHLEADVLLILTDVDGVCTDFGTPAQKRVDRATPASLRAMDLPAGSMGPKVEAVCRFVELTGDMAAIGRLEDAAAIIEGMAGTVVTAGGNYGGPDDIRPPLPEPAPDRLRSS
- the tmk gene encoding dTMP kinase → MTSPPSGATTARSSTSGTFVSFEGGDGVGKTTQIERLAARLREAGADVVVTREPGGTELGGEIRRLLLHSGHVAPRAEALLYAADRAHHVDTLIRPALERGAVVITDRYLDSSVAYQGAARALGAEEVRDLSLWATEGLLPDLTVLLDAEPGLAERRTADRGGKDRLEREPDSFRVALREQFLTLAQAEPERFAVIDADWPVDVVAAEVRAAVLTLLRSRAAGHAGTADTQGAEAVTGCR
- a CDS encoding serine/threonine protein kinase, with translation MTKIVNSWNDFDPLKHVIVGRAENSVIPPEEPATSEKVPIDSEMRGMWGPRPLETVEKAAAQLDFLAKTLEEHGVKVDRPTPLQWNQHIQTPDFRNDSMMTCMPPRDILLTIGNEIMASANSFRCRYFEYLAYWPLMKQYFDEDPEFKWTQAPRPRLTDASYKHNYYDEKISLEERLERTAAKDFVTTEVEPMWDAADVLRLGKDLFIQHGLTTNRTAMEWFKRYYPDLRVHAVNFPGDPYPIHIDATFVPLRPGLIINNPHRRLPEEQRKIFEANDWQIVDAAMPAHDTPPPLCYSSVWLSMNCLVLDHKTVICEASEVHQMEQMDKLGMNVIPVPFRDAYPFGGALHCATADVFREGGCEDYFPNQVEDPTLV
- a CDS encoding DMT family transporter, with protein sequence MNTSPAETTTSGEYVMNKKLGALAMLLSATGMGLVGTLSRGATLGLATEDKAVIGSFLAFGRMTLGLIGFTLMLFMFKKTGLFRTTRLSPAIAMGGISIGLSLGFYISSTLMTSIANAVFLIYTGPLFCTILARIFRKEKVSPINGFFLLLVFVGMLLTIQIINYENGSLTFGLDLSTASTEYPRKPLGDLFGLLSGVFYGMALFFNGYRKDVDSFVRGTWNFAWAVAATACMSLILRPWHGVSTLTATNWAWAVGLFFFCGLFALGFLVVAGRNLPAVEMSTISYWECVVAIICGFFFFKETLTPIGALGGLLIVGGGFAPIIVDAVNHRREVATSTVST
- a CDS encoding response regulator transcription factor, with product MVASSPPTPTGTLLLVDDEASIRTSLGPYLERTGLRVLLASDGLEALDVLAANRVDIVVTDVLMPRMDGRELVRRLRSQGTWTPVILLTQLDASYERISALDDGADDYLSKPFDPAELASRVRAVLRRSRGVARPLTAATVLTAGALVLDRSRRRVELDGREVMLTPKAVTLLDYLMSHPGELHTRDGLLAALWGIDFASSTRAVDHRIREIRRALGDTATDPTYIETVPSGGYRFCAKVSG
- a CDS encoding sensor histidine kinase is translated as MSASSASRRRRPLLARALPWGGALVLVALVSLVVWAMTRGTVLTVSGDLWAVAATAGLVLIVVVAVLVGVVSRTRRLVSAARREAAQVAAEEARNRHRQFLRRLDHELKNPLTAVRAAADVGEQNVPAPVRGGLEVIDAQSRRMSRLLTDLRKLAELETSPLNMEPVDVVETVQDAVDAVIEEAAGRGAPVRVRLNMPQVPWPLPQVMADGDLLYSAVYNVISNAAKYTPSGGVVEVSGREESGTVTIEVADTGIGVPQDELDLVFTELGRASNAHGLPGSGLGLALVRTIMERHGGSASMASRQAWARGSC
- the argF gene encoding ornithine carbamoyltransferase; this encodes MPHPLSGRSFLKELDFTAKEWSILLNLAAQLKADKKAGREVKRLTGKNIALLFEKTSTRTRCAFEVGAHDQGAQVTYLDPSGSQMGHKESVADTARVLGRMFDGIEFRGKRQDHVEQLAELSGVPVWNGLTDEWHPTQALADQLTMIEHSGKDLKDVSLAYLGDARNNVANSLLVAGALMGMDVRLVGPAALHPAAEVIAHAERLAQESGAKITVTDDVAAGVTSVDFLYTDVWVSMGEPKEVWDERIALLKPYQVNGELVKLTGNPRVKFLHCLPAFHDRLTTIGEDIYHKTGLDGLEVTDDVFETDVNIAFDQAENRMHTIKAVMVATLGHWED